GTGCACTGCCGCCGGATTTCGAGGAAGCGGCGGCGGTGCTCGGCGCCACGCGCTGGCAGACGTTCCGCTACACGACCTTGCCGCTGATCCGCCCCGGCATCTTTGCCGGCAGCCTGTTTGCGGTGCTGATCTCTTTGGACAACCTGCCCTTGTCCTTCTTCTTCGGCACCGCCAGCACCAATACGCTGCCCGTGGTGATGCTGAGCTACATGCAGTCGCAGTTCGACCCCTCCATCGCGGCCATCAGCACCGTGCAGATGCTGATCGCGGTGGGCACATTGCTGGTGCTGAACGCCGTCTACGGCGTCGACAAGCTCACAGCCGCCTGAAAGACCCCCAAACACAAAGGCCCGGGCGAGGACCCGGGCCTTATCGATACCTCAGCCGTTGAACGTCAGGCGACGATCTTGGCCTTGTGCTCCTCGTCGATGGAGCGGGTGTCGCCGGTCTCGATGAGGGTGCGGGTGGCGTCCACCGAGGCGTAGGTCCACAGGATCTTCATGCCCTGCGTGTCCGAGCGGTTGATGAAGCGGTGGGGGATGTTGGCGGGGATGAACGTCACGTCGCCCGGCTGCACCTCGTGCTGCACGCCGTCAATCTCGGCGATGGCACTCCCCTCCAGCAGCAGCACGCTCTCGTCGCAATTGTGCGAGTGGAGCGGGATGGCTGCGTTGGGCTCGAAGATGGTGATGCCGTTGATGAAGTCCCGCGCCCCCACGGCGCGGGTCACCAGCGGAATGGTCTTGGCCCCGCCGCCCCGGGCGCGGGCGGGGATTTGCGAGGGGCGCAGGATGGCGGGGCTGCGCGGGGTGTCGGTCATGGTCGTCTCCTCCTGGCTGGTGCTCAGCCTTGCACCGGCCCGATCCACACGGTCTTGATGTTCACGAACTCGCGGATGCCATAGACGCCCAGTTCGCGCCCATAGCCCGACTTCTTGATGCCGCCGAAGGGCAGGCGGGGGTCGGAGGCGGTCATGCCATTGATAAAGACCGCGCCCGCCTCGATCTGCCGGGCCAGCACCTTGCCGCGCGCCACATCCTCGGTCCACAGCGCCGCGCCGAGGCCGAACTCGGTGTCATTGGCAAGGGCGATGGCGGCGTCCGCGTCCTTGACCCTCAGGACCGCGGCCACCGGGCCAAACGTCTCCTCGCAGGCCGCCGCCATGGGCGGGGCCACATGGTCGAGCACGGTGGGCGGATAGAAGGCGCCGGCACCGGGAACCGGCGTTCCGCCCGCCCGCAGCACCGCCCCCGCCTTCACCGAGCGCTCCACCTGGTCGTGCAGCGTGTCGCGCAGATTAATGCGGGCCATAGGACCAATATTGGTATCGCGCGCCAGCGGATCGCCCACCTTCAGCTGCGCCACGCCGGCGCAGAAGGCGTCGGCGAAACGATCCGCCACCGCCTCTTCCACGATGAAGCGCTTCGCATTGATGCAGCTCTGGCCCACATTGATGAAGCGCGCCTTCACCGCCATAGCGGCGGCGGCCTCGATGTCGGCGTCGGCGAGCACGATGAAGGGGTCGGAGCCGCCCAGCTCCAGCACCTGCTTCTTCAGCGCCTTGCCCGCCTGGGCGGCCACCAGCGCGCCCACTTCCGTGGACCCGGTGAGGGTGACGGCGGCGATGCGGTCATCGGCGATGAGGCCGGCCACTTCGGAGGCGTTGATGAGCAGCGTGCGGAACAGGCCCTCCGGGCAGCCCGCCTCCCGCATCACCTCTTCCACCGCCAGCGCGCACTGGGGCACGTTGTTGGCGTGCTTCAGAATGGCGCCGTTGCCGGCCGCGAAGGCTGGGGCGGCGAAGCGGAAGAACTGCCAGAAGGGATAGTTCCAGGGCATGATGGCCAGCACCACGCCCAAGGGATCGAACACCACCAAGCTCTCGCTGGCATTGGAGGCGGTCGGCTCGTCGGCGAGGAAGCGGGGCGCGGCCTCGGCATAGAAGTCGCAGTTCCAGGCGCACTTCTCGATCTCGGCCTCGGCCTCGACGAGGGGCTTGCCCATTTCCAGTGTTACGAGGCGCGCATAGCGCTCCTTGCCCGCTCGCAGCGCGCGTGCCATGGCCCGCAGCAATTCCACCCGCTCCGCGATCGGCACCCGCGCCCACGCCTTCTGCGCCGCCGCGGCACCCGACAGCGCCGCATCGATTTCGGCGGCGGTGTGCGGCGCGAACCGCGCCAGTTCCTCGCCCGTGGCGGGATTGATGGACAGGATCATGATTGGAAAGGCTCCCTGAGGTGGGG
This genomic interval from Aquabacter sp. L1I39 contains the following:
- a CDS encoding cupin domain-containing protein; this encodes MTDTPRSPAILRPSQIPARARGGGAKTIPLVTRAVGARDFINGITIFEPNAAIPLHSHNCDESVLLLEGSAIAEIDGVQHEVQPGDVTFIPANIPHRFINRSDTQGMKILWTYASVDATRTLIETGDTRSIDEEHKAKIVA
- a CDS encoding NAD-dependent succinate-semialdehyde dehydrogenase, which codes for MILSINPATGEELARFAPHTAAEIDAALSGAAAAQKAWARVPIAERVELLRAMARALRAGKERYARLVTLEMGKPLVEAEAEIEKCAWNCDFYAEAAPRFLADEPTASNASESLVVFDPLGVVLAIMPWNYPFWQFFRFAAPAFAAGNGAILKHANNVPQCALAVEEVMREAGCPEGLFRTLLINASEVAGLIADDRIAAVTLTGSTEVGALVAAQAGKALKKQVLELGGSDPFIVLADADIEAAAAMAVKARFINVGQSCINAKRFIVEEAVADRFADAFCAGVAQLKVGDPLARDTNIGPMARINLRDTLHDQVERSVKAGAVLRAGGTPVPGAGAFYPPTVLDHVAPPMAAACEETFGPVAAVLRVKDADAAIALANDTEFGLGAALWTEDVARGKVLARQIEAGAVFINGMTASDPRLPFGGIKKSGYGRELGVYGIREFVNIKTVWIGPVQG